AAGGGATCATAGCTGTTACCCAGGGCGCGCTGCTGGCCAATGGTTTTTTAATATTCGGCATTCCCGACCCGGTTTTTTGGGGGGTTATAGCCATATTTATTTCGTTTTTGCCGGTAGTAGGTGCGCCTACATTATGTATACCGGCAAGTATTTTGTTATTTGCACAGGGGCATAACTGGCAGGGTGTTGCATTGCTGGCTTATGGTTTATTATTTATAGGCAACGTTGATAATTTTTTAAGGATGATTATCAACAAACGGGTGGCCAATACGCACCCCATTATATCCATCATTGGCGTGTTTATAGGGTTGCCGCTTTTTGGAATATTAGGCCTGGTTTTTGGTCCGCTTTTATTATCTTATTTTTTATTATTGCTGGAGATATATGAAACTAACCGTATGGCTGCCGACAGGCTTGAACGGATTAACACAGCAGCAGAAAACTGACAGCCATTGAACAGTTTTGTAAACACAGAACAAAAAAATAACTGACAAAAAAGCCATTTACACGCAATTAGTATACAAATAACACAATTAATGATATTTGGCAAGGTATTGGTATTAATGAATCAAATGTTCAACTTTAAATTTATATTACAATGAATGATAACACAAAAGTAGTTGTTGCATTGCTTGCGGGCTTGGCAGCAGGGGCAGCTTTAGGCATTTTATTTGCACCCGATAAAGGTGACGAAACTCGCGATAAGCTTACGGAATCATTAAAAAACCTTGGCGATTCGATTAAAGAAACCGCCGCGGCCGAAATTGACAACCTGGTTGGCCTGAAAGACAAAGTGGTTGGAAACATTAAATCAAAAATCCGCGGTGCCGAAGAAGAGTACCAGGACGATTTGGAACATGCATAATTTTAAATAGCCCGGATAATTCATATTATTGAGTTATCCGGGATTATAAAATTAGTAAACAAACAACCTATGGAAGCCGAAAAAGAAACACCACCACCATTACCACCAATTATTGATCAGTTAAGGGAATACGCCGAAACACGGTTTAAGCTTTTAAAATATGAGGCTATTGAAAATGGCACTTCCATTTTGGCAAGTGTTATTACCGATGTTGTTGTGGTATTAGGTATGGTGCTCTTCTTCATATTCGCCAGCCTTACTTTAGCGTTTTACCTGGCCGATTTATGGAACTCCAATTGGATGGGCTTTGGATGCGTTGCCCTTATTTATTTAATTATTGCCATCATTATTAAGTTGAATAAAAGCCGTATAGAAAAACCACTGGCCAATATTTTTATTCAAAAAATATTTAAAAGGTAAACATCATGAGCTACCAGATAAGAAGTATAAACGATTTGCAGGACGAGATATTCAGGCTCAAGACACTGGAGAGCCATCAAAGCGCGGCTTTAAAGGCGCGGGTGAGCAGCCCCTCTGCCATATTTTCATCTGTTATGTCGTTGTTTCCGCGTTCGGTTGATAGCGATGGTGTTCGTAGTCCCGGCCTTTTTCATCCGGATATTATAAACCTGGTATCAAGGTTTGTAATTCCGCTTACTTTAAATAAAACGCTGTTTAGAAATTCAAATTTCCTGGTTAAAACATTGGTGGGGCTGGTGTCGCAAAAGGCATCCAACTATGTTAATGAAGATTCTGTTTCGGGTATTTGGGGTACTGTAAAAGGTCTTTTTGAAAAGTTTACCAAAAAGAAAAGCAAGGACGAGTACAAGCCCGAACCCTATAAAAAGCCAGTCGCCGGGCCGGTAGTTTAATGCTATTTTAAACCCCACCCTGCTCAATTAGCAGAAAAAGTTATTTTTGCACTTTATTTTATAAAGTGGGAAAAGATAAGTTAAAACGATTTGCAGAGATTGATACCTTTAGCAATGTATTACAATTGGATGCAGGCAAACCTTTTAAAGGGGAGTGGAGCAAAGGTTTTTTTAATAATGACAACCCGGTAGTTTTAGAGCTGGCCTGCGGCAAAGGCGAATACACGGTAAACCTGGCCCAGCTTTTTCCTGATAAAAATTTTATTGGTATTGATTATAAAGGCAACCGCATTTGGCGTGGTGCAAAAACGGCTATCGAAGATGGCGTTTCTAATGTTGCTTTCTTACGCATCCAGATAGAAAACCTGCTTGATTATTTTGCCGATGGCGAAGTAGACGAAATCTGGATTACCTTTCCCGACCCGCAGCCGCAACTAAGCCGCGAGAAAAAACGGTTAACCTCTCCGCGGTTTTTAGATAAATATATCAGGATCCTGAAACCATCCGGCTGCGTAAACCTTAAAACCGATAACGACGGCCTGCATGCTTACACGGCCGAAAAGATTGAAGAGCTGAAACTAAAACTACACATCCGCACCGAAGATCTTTATCATTCGCCTTATGCCGATGATGTGCTATCGATAAAAACCTATTACGAAAAAAAATATTTGAAGGATAACAAGAACATTAATTATCTTAAGTTTTCGTTTGAGTAACACATGAAGGCTAAAAGCTTAAAGCGAAAGGCCTAAAGCCTTGAAAGCCAAAATCTGTCAATAATAACACCAGGTGATTTAAAGCTTTTAGCCTTAAGCATCCGGCCCTAAGCTTTTAAAATGGATGATATTAACTTTTTTGATAAAGTATACCAGGTTGCAAGACTAATACCTAAAGGCAGAGTAACGTCATATGGGGCTATCGCCGCCTATTTAGGTACCAAAGGATCATCGCGTATGGTGGGCTATGCGATGCAGGCGGCAGGCAGGGCCAATCCGCCGGTACCCGCGCACCGGGTTGTAAACAGGCAGGGCTTGCTTACCGCCAAGTTTCATTTCGGGGGTAATACCATGCAGGAGATGTTGGAAAGCGAAGGCGTAAAAGTAACTGACGACCAGGTGCAGGATTTTAAAAATGTGTATTGGGATCCAAATATTGAGTTGGCGTTATAGGTTAATGGTTTGAATTATAGTGTAATAGAGATACAGTATGGTAAAAAGCTCTATAAAAGGTATTATAATTGCCATTACAGGATGGTTTTTACCCCTCAACCATTTGTAAGTTAACCAGCAAATTCCGACTGGAATAATGATGCTAAATATAAAGGCAAACATGATCAGTGTGAAATCGAATTTGGCTTGTCTGAAACTGTGACTCATAACAATATTATTTAAGCATCTCTAATAATTCTATCCTGTTACCAAATGGGTCGATAAAAGAAAACCGTTCCCTGCCGGGGATTACGGGTTCTTCCATAAATTCTACTTCATAACTTTTTAAATGTTCACGTGCTGCTGCAATATTGGTCACCTCAAAGGCATTGTGCCTTGAGGTGCGTGGCATGGCCTCCTCGGTACTCAAATGCAGCTGGATATTGGCAATATTAAACCAATAACCTTTCGACCTGAACTTAGGCCGCTCAATTTGCTCAAGACCTATAATATCGGCATAAAAAATCCGTGCTTCCTCCAATCACTCGGCAGGTACAACAATCTGGAAATGGTCGGCACGTTTAAAGTTAATCATCGGATATTCAGAAACAAAACTACTTATTCAACACAGCACGGCGATATGGGCAGTTCCTGCCTCACCTTATTAATTGGTATATGCTTATCGATGTGGCGTTACGAAAAACAATCAAAAGTCGGCTAAAAATTGCAAACAACAAATGGCCTTAAAAAAAATGGCCTTTATTTTGCTTTGGTTAAAATATCTACTTAAAACTAAATATTATGGCAAAGTATTCAGAAAAAGCAGGTGAAAAAGTTGAGAAAACCATGCACGAAATGAAAGAGGGGAAACTTAAAAGCGGCAGCGGTAAAAAAGTGACCAGCAAGAAACAGGCCGTAGCTATTGGTTTATCAGAAGCCCGTAAGGAAGGCGCAAAGGTGCCTAAAAAGAAAAGCTGATATTTAAAAGTAACAAAGCCACCGGCTGTAATAATCGATGGCTTTGTTACTTTTAATTGATAAAAATATCTACTTAAAATCGGTAGCTATCCAACTGGCCAGGTTGCCTTCTTTATTAATCTCTATCAGTTTTTCAACGTCATCATCCTTTTTATGAGATTCTTCCATGCTGTATTTGGATAGCATGGCTCTTAATGCTACCAGATTGGCCGTGTTTTTATCAAAATCGGTTTTATGTTGTAATGCAAATTTGGCGTACTGTGAAGTATAGGTAAACAACAGCTCGGGATTAAGATCACTGAGGTCATTTACGGCCTTATTGATGGATACGGAAACGCTGTGCGAGCCTTGTACCCAGGCTAAGATAAATAAGCGGGCGGCCTGCCTTTTTTCGCGTTTGTCTTTCCAGCCGGTTTGTTGCAGCCAGTCGGCTGTGTTTATTACCTGCTGCTCGTACATGTCAAAGTCGGCATCGGTTTGCAGTTCGTAATGCATGGGCACATCATATTTTTGTGCGGTTGCCGTAAGGCAAAAGATAGTTAATGTTATACTAAGTGTTAAAATGTATTTCATGTGTTATTTGTTATTAAGCAGGCTATACTGAAAGTTCAGCAAGTCTTTTTTTATTTCGAAATTCCTTTTGGCTACTGCCGATATATATGCACCTACCCCTTTGTTAAAAATGCCGATGGCCTCATTATCGTATTTAGGTTCATAATAATAAATCCACTTTGATGCCAGGTATTTATCTGCAGCTTCAAGTTGCTCCTCATCCATAAAGGCGCGGGTTTCTTCATCGGCTATTACAACCGCTATCCTTGGCTTCAGTGTGCGTTCAAAATTATAAACTTCGGTTAAAGTAGCGTTAATATTGTCGGCTGTCATGGTGTTGTACACCCGGTTAAAAACCAACATGGTTTTATTGTACAAATCATAATCCTGTACGGCATCGGCCTGGTATTTAAATAGCCTGTTGTATTTAACGGCAAGTAAATCGCGGGCTTCGCCGGTATTACTGTTGTTGTAAAAGAAGATGAAAATATTTTTGTCCAAACTTTCCAGCTTTTTAACGGATTCGTGCCGTTCATGATCAATAAGTCCGCTTACTGTTTGCGCCTCGTTCTTTATGTATTTATTGCCTTTGTAATCAAAGGTTTTAATATCGTTTT
The genomic region above belongs to Mucilaginibacter sp. KACC 22773 and contains:
- a CDS encoding YtxH domain-containing protein — protein: MNDNTKVVVALLAGLAAGAALGILFAPDKGDETRDKLTESLKNLGDSIKETAAAEIDNLVGLKDKVVGNIKSKIRGAEEEYQDDLEHA
- a CDS encoding DUF6496 domain-containing protein, translated to MAKYSEKAGEKVEKTMHEMKEGKLKSGSGKKVTSKKQAVAIGLSEARKEGAKVPKKKS
- a CDS encoding MGMT family protein is translated as MDDINFFDKVYQVARLIPKGRVTSYGAIAAYLGTKGSSRMVGYAMQAAGRANPPVPAHRVVNRQGLLTAKFHFGGNTMQEMLESEGVKVTDDQVQDFKNVYWDPNIELAL
- the trmB gene encoding tRNA (guanosine(46)-N7)-methyltransferase TrmB, which produces MGKDKLKRFAEIDTFSNVLQLDAGKPFKGEWSKGFFNNDNPVVLELACGKGEYTVNLAQLFPDKNFIGIDYKGNRIWRGAKTAIEDGVSNVAFLRIQIENLLDYFADGEVDEIWITFPDPQPQLSREKKRLTSPRFLDKYIRILKPSGCVNLKTDNDGLHAYTAEKIEELKLKLHIRTEDLYHSPYADDVLSIKTYYEKKYLKDNKNINYLKFSFE
- a CDS encoding VOC family protein, producing MEEARIFYADIIGLEQIERPKFRSKGYWFNIANIQLHLSTEEAMPRTSRHNAFEVTNIAAAREHLKSYEVEFMEEPVIPGRERFSFIDPFGNRIELLEMLK
- a CDS encoding phage holin family protein, producing the protein MEAEKETPPPLPPIIDQLREYAETRFKLLKYEAIENGTSILASVITDVVVVLGMVLFFIFASLTLAFYLADLWNSNWMGFGCVALIYLIIAIIIKLNKSRIEKPLANIFIQKIFKR